A stretch of the Salarias fasciatus chromosome 3, fSalaFa1.1, whole genome shotgun sequence genome encodes the following:
- the ccs gene encoding copper chaperone for superoxide dismutase, with product MAAPGTKCSGLVSACRKVGSFLFNSAFIAKDMAWINKMDSERPTKLEFAVQMTCESCAQKVRAALEGKPGVKSISIDISKEAVLVESSLTSAEIQALIESTGRRAVLKGIGGSEQDLGAAVAMLDGGGSIQGVVRFLQLSEERCLIDGTIDGLEPGAHGLHVHTLGDLTQDCLSVGEHFNPFGKPHGGPGDSDRHAGDLGNIVAGPDGRASFRLEDTQLKVWDVIGRSLVVDAGEDDLGRGGHPLSRQTGNSGQRLACGIIARSAGLFQNPKQICACDGVTLWEERDRPIAGKGRSKAATETPSANL from the exons ATGGCGGCGCCCGGTACAAAGTGCAGCGGGCTCGTTTCCGCTTGCAGAAAAGTGGGAAGTTTTCTCTTTAATTCGGCGTTTATCGCTAAGGACATGGCGTGGATCAACAAAATGGACTCGGAGAGACCCACCAAG ctggagtTCGCGGTGCAGATGACATGTGAGAGCTGTGCGCAGAAGGTTCGAGCTGCTTTAGAAGGAAAACCAG gagTGAAGTCGATCAGTATCGACATCAGTAAGGAGGCGGTGCTGGTGGAATCGTCCCTGACCAGCGCAGAGATTCAGGCCCTGATAGAGAGCACCGGGCGCAGGGCCGTGCTGAAAGGCATTGGGGGATCGGAGCAAG ATCTGGGGGCGGCGGTGGCCATGTTGGACGGCGGGGGCTCCATCCAGGGCGTGGTGCGTTTCCTGCAGCTCTCCGAGGAGCGCTGTCTGATCGACGGGACCATCGATGGGCTGGAGCCCGGAGCCCACGGCCTGCACGTGCACACGCTGGGGGACCTCACACAGGACTGCCTCAG TGTTGGAGAGCACTTTAACCCCTTCGGGAAGCCACACGGTGGTCCAGGAGACTCCGACAGG CACGCCGGCGATCTGGGAAATATCGTCGCCGGACCAGACGGCAGAGCCTCGTTCAGGCTAGAGGACACCCAGCtgaag GTGTGGGACGTGATTGGTCGATCTCTGGTGGTGGACGCGGGGGAGGACGACCTGGGCCGAGGCGGCCACCCTCTGTCCAGACAGACCGGGAACTCCGGCCAGAG ACTGGCCTGTGGGATCATTGCCCGCTCCGCCGGCCTCTTCCAAAACCCCAAGCAGATCTGCGCCTGCGACGGCGTCACGCTCTGGGAGGAGCGAGACCGACCCATCGCCGGGAAGGGTCGCAGCAAGGCCGCCACCGAGACGCCGTCCGCAAACCTCTGA
- the rbm14b gene encoding RNA-binding protein 14b isoform X1, giving the protein MDKSHTVKLFVGNLALDTTQEELSAIFEPYGQVVSCSVLRQFAFVHLQGEGAAERAIRELNGREFRGRNLVVEESRGRPLHSTKVFVGNLSGMCTTEDLQQLFQTFGKVLECDKVKGYAFVHMENKEDALQAIEALHGTSFKGRPLSVELSKVQPSKQTPTGKIPCVNCGKQGHYAGECPVGKPSLEQYQSQAAVLAAAAAAAAGLPLQVQQSVHNSVYNTSTFDPTYAALTGITTGTRTDGNPVNPAVYGALASQVYGANVANQLYGTVANQAALTTGATQVYSSMTANIYGQVAASPAAAAAAAAAAYTTPVYTPAVANPPVYLAAPGLEMPAAAAAVNPAYTVAPAIYGSATPAYAHISAMGASDPATAIFEAARQAHYFAQGQQVVAEQQTTTAVAVAKSGERDRSPLRRTAPLLPDPVLKPFMYQRAKPRRPLLPTPAGRAAEEAAEAAEDPMARYYAEYYQQLQQYPQFQYAYPPPPGTVTAIPGMPGVQAVSAMSAQPVATLDALRPVVPAAAAVAAAMAAPRVYEPPLPPPTRKEAILRRPELSLHTPEPPFR; this is encoded by the exons ATGGACAAGAGCCACACGGTGAAGCTCTTCGTGGGCAACCTCGCTCTGGACACCACTCAGGAGGAGCTGTCGGCCATCTTCGAGCCCTACGGCCAGGTGGTCAGCTGCAGCGTGCTGCGGCAGTTCGCCTTCGTGCACCTGCAGGGCGAGGGCGCCGCCGAGCGCGCCATCCGGGAGCTCAATGGCCGGGAGTTCCGCGGTCGGAatctggtggtggaggagtccAGGGGGAGGCCGCTGCACTCCACCAAGGTGTTCGTGGGCAACCTGAGCGGCATGTGCACCACAGAGGATCTCCAGCAGCTGTTCCAGACGTTTGGGAAGGTTCTGGAATGTGACAAAGTGAAAG GCTATGCCTTTGTTCACATGGAAAACAAGGAGGACGCTCTTCAAGCCATCGAGGCCCTCCACGGCACGTCCTTCAAGGGCCGCCCGCTGTCCGTGGAGCTGTCCAAGGTGCAGCCCAGCAAGCAGACGCCCACGGGGAAAATCCCCTGCGTCAACTGCGGGAAGCAGGGCCACTACGCCGGGGAGTGCCCCGTGGGGAAGCCGTCTCTGGAGCAGTACCAGAGCCAGGCGGCCGTCCTGGCcgcggcggccgcggccgcgGCCGGCCTGCCCCTGCAGGTCCAGCAGAGCGTGCACAATTCAGTCTACAACACGTCGACGTTCGACCCGACGTACGCGGCCCTCACGGGCATCACCACCGGCACGCGCACCGACGGGAACCCGGTCAATCCCGCCGTGTACGGCGCCCTCGCCAGCCAGGTGTACGGCGCCAACGTCGCCAATCAGCTTTACGGAACGGTGGCCAATCAGGCAGCTCTCACCACAGGCGCCACGCAGGTATACAGTTCGATGACGGCGAATATCTACGGGCAGGTGGCCGCGTctcccgcggcggcggcggcagccgcGGCGGCCGCCTACACAACTCCCGTTTACACCCCAGCTGTGGCTAACCCGCCCGTCTACCTGGCGGCTCCGGGATTGGAAAtgccagcggcggcggcggccgtcaaCCCCGCCTACACTGTCGCCCCGGCAATCTACGGCAGCGCCACACCAGCCTACGCTCATATAAGTGCCATGGGAGCGTCCGACCCCGCCACGGCCATTTTCGAGGCTGCCAGGCAGGCACATTACTTCGCCCAGGGCCAGCAGGTGGTGGCCGAGCAGCAGACGACGACGGCGGTCGCCGTGGCCAAGTCGGGCGAGAGGGACCGCAGCCCGCTCCGGCGCACGGCGCCGCTGCTACCGGACCCCGTGCTGAAGCCATTCATGTACCAGAGGGCCAAGCCACGCCGGCCCCTGCTCCCCACGCCGGCCGGCCGGGCAGCCGAAGAGGCAGCGGAGGCCGCGGAGGACCCCATGGCCAG GTACTATGCCGAGTActaccagcagctgcagcagtacCCTCAGTTCCAGTATGCCtacccgccgccgcccggcacAGTGACGGCCATCCCCGGCATGCCGGGAGTGCAGGCCGTGTCCGCGATGTCCGCCCAGCCCGTCGCCACGCTGGACGCCCTCAGGCCAGTGGTCCCCGCCGCCGCGGCAGTGGCAGCCGCCATGGCCGCGCCCAGGGTGTATGAGCCGCCGTTGCCGCCGCCCACGCGCAAGGAGGCCATCCTCCGCCGCCCCGAACTCTCCCTTCACACGCCTGAGCCCCCCTTCCGATAG
- the rbm14b gene encoding RNA-binding protein 14b isoform X2: MDKSHTVKLFVGNLALDTTQEELSAIFEPYGQVVSCSVLRQFAFVHLQGEGAAERAIRELNGREFRGRNLVVEESRGRPLHSTKVFVGNLSGMCTTEDLQQLFQTFGKVLECDKVKGYAFVHMENKEDALQAIEALHGTSFKGRPLSVELSKVQPSKQTPTGKIPCVNCGKQGHYAGECPVGKPSLEQYQSQAAVLAAAAAAAAGLPLQVQQSVHNSVYNTSTFDPTYAALTGITTGTRTDGNPVNPAVYGALASQVYGANVANQLYGTVANQAALTTGATQVYSSMTANIYGQVAASPAAAAAAAAAAYTTPVYTPAVANPPVYLAAPGLEMPAAAAAVNPAYTVAPAIYGSATPAYAHISAMGASDPATAIFEAARQAHYFAQGQQVVAEQQTTTAVAVAKSGERDRSPLRRTAPLLPDPVLKPFMYQRAKPRRPLLPTPAGRAAEEAAEAAEDPMAR, encoded by the exons ATGGACAAGAGCCACACGGTGAAGCTCTTCGTGGGCAACCTCGCTCTGGACACCACTCAGGAGGAGCTGTCGGCCATCTTCGAGCCCTACGGCCAGGTGGTCAGCTGCAGCGTGCTGCGGCAGTTCGCCTTCGTGCACCTGCAGGGCGAGGGCGCCGCCGAGCGCGCCATCCGGGAGCTCAATGGCCGGGAGTTCCGCGGTCGGAatctggtggtggaggagtccAGGGGGAGGCCGCTGCACTCCACCAAGGTGTTCGTGGGCAACCTGAGCGGCATGTGCACCACAGAGGATCTCCAGCAGCTGTTCCAGACGTTTGGGAAGGTTCTGGAATGTGACAAAGTGAAAG GCTATGCCTTTGTTCACATGGAAAACAAGGAGGACGCTCTTCAAGCCATCGAGGCCCTCCACGGCACGTCCTTCAAGGGCCGCCCGCTGTCCGTGGAGCTGTCCAAGGTGCAGCCCAGCAAGCAGACGCCCACGGGGAAAATCCCCTGCGTCAACTGCGGGAAGCAGGGCCACTACGCCGGGGAGTGCCCCGTGGGGAAGCCGTCTCTGGAGCAGTACCAGAGCCAGGCGGCCGTCCTGGCcgcggcggccgcggccgcgGCCGGCCTGCCCCTGCAGGTCCAGCAGAGCGTGCACAATTCAGTCTACAACACGTCGACGTTCGACCCGACGTACGCGGCCCTCACGGGCATCACCACCGGCACGCGCACCGACGGGAACCCGGTCAATCCCGCCGTGTACGGCGCCCTCGCCAGCCAGGTGTACGGCGCCAACGTCGCCAATCAGCTTTACGGAACGGTGGCCAATCAGGCAGCTCTCACCACAGGCGCCACGCAGGTATACAGTTCGATGACGGCGAATATCTACGGGCAGGTGGCCGCGTctcccgcggcggcggcggcagccgcGGCGGCCGCCTACACAACTCCCGTTTACACCCCAGCTGTGGCTAACCCGCCCGTCTACCTGGCGGCTCCGGGATTGGAAAtgccagcggcggcggcggccgtcaaCCCCGCCTACACTGTCGCCCCGGCAATCTACGGCAGCGCCACACCAGCCTACGCTCATATAAGTGCCATGGGAGCGTCCGACCCCGCCACGGCCATTTTCGAGGCTGCCAGGCAGGCACATTACTTCGCCCAGGGCCAGCAGGTGGTGGCCGAGCAGCAGACGACGACGGCGGTCGCCGTGGCCAAGTCGGGCGAGAGGGACCGCAGCCCGCTCCGGCGCACGGCGCCGCTGCTACCGGACCCCGTGCTGAAGCCATTCATGTACCAGAGGGCCAAGCCACGCCGGCCCCTGCTCCCCACGCCGGCCGGCCGGGCAGCCGAAGAGGCAGCGGAGGCCGCGGAGGACCCCATGGCCAGGTAG